A region of Lathamus discolor isolate bLatDis1 chromosome 18, bLatDis1.hap1, whole genome shotgun sequence DNA encodes the following proteins:
- the PSMB2 gene encoding proteasome subunit beta type-2, with protein sequence MEYLIGIQGPDYVLVAADTVAASSIVQMKHDHDKMFKMSEKILLLCVGEAGDTVQFAEYIQKNVQLYKMRNGYELSPTAAANFTRRNLADYLRSRTPYHVNLLLAGYDDQEGPALYYMDYLAALAKAPFAAHGYGAFLTLSILDRYYKPGMTREEAVELLKKCLEELQKRFILNLASFTARFIDKDGIHDMEKIPLPKATS encoded by the exons ATGGAGTACCTGATCGGCATCCAGGGCCCCGACTACGTGCTGGTGGCCGCGGACACGGTGGCGGCCTCCAGCATCGTCCAGATGAAGCACG ACCATGACAAAATGTTTAAGATGAGTGAAAAGATCTTACTCCTGTGTGTTGGGGAGGCTGGGGACACGGTACAGTTTGCAGAATACATCCAGAAGAATGTTCAGCTCTACAAAATGAGAAATG GTTATGAATTGTCTCCTACTGCAGCTGCAAACTTTACACGGCGAAACCTCGCTGACTATCTTCGGAGTCGA ACCCCTTATCATGTCAACCTTCTCCTGGCTGGCTATGACGACCAGGAAGGCCCTGCTCTTTACTACATGGACTACTTGGCGGCTCTGGCTAAAGCTCCTTTTGCAGCACATGGATATGGTGCATTCCTTACCCTCAGCATCCTTGACCGCTATTACAAGCCAG gtaTGACACGTGAGGAAGCTGTGGAGCTCCTAAAGAAATGTCTGGAGGAG CTTCAGAAACGCTTCATCCTCAATCTGGCTTCTTTCACTGCCCGGTTCATTGACAAAGATGGCATCCATGACATGGAAAAAATACCCCTTCCAAAAGCGACGTCCTAA